From a single Peromyscus maniculatus bairdii isolate BWxNUB_F1_BW_parent chromosome 4, HU_Pman_BW_mat_3.1, whole genome shotgun sequence genomic region:
- the LOC143272595 gene encoding LOW QUALITY PROTEIN: uncharacterized protein LOC143272595 (The sequence of the model RefSeq protein was modified relative to this genomic sequence to represent the inferred CDS: deleted 2 bases in 2 codons; substituted 1 base at 1 genomic stop codon), whose product MDHSVASLKDKNAERNTVNGDLAYEISEGNKDSIRNCDGGHSCDILTKSLASFCPENLSGAELKRNGIMCSVEEIARQHETTMGQAVATPLSLTTDHWSDVKARGNNEGVIIRENKWITLCEAEWVMMNVGWPREGSFNLSLISQVEGKVFAPSPYGHPDQVPTHHHIKPDHLESRLKRPQPPPRWRRPRSCPWQIRKSPRLTGPTGLKKRTQPRPPLPAASAASGMTPPNESRAFPLREGPNHQLQYWPFSASDLYNWKQHNPPFSRDPVALTGLIESILVTHRPTWDDCQQLLQTLLTVEEKQRVFLEARKQVPGDDGRPTQLPNIIDAAFPLTRPDWDFNTPEGREHLRLYRQLLLAGLRVAARRPTNLAQVRNVIQGKEETPAAFLERLKEAYRMYTPYDPEDPGQAPGVILSFIYQSSSDIRTKLQRLEGLQALGLPDLLKEAEKVFNKRETPEEREERRWRKQEERDKKQHREMKKVLAAVVSQGQRREGDRSGERRRPPLDKDQCAYCKEKGHWARECPKKPQGPRRPKPKTVDLLSLEDXGSRGQSPPPPEPRITLKIGGQPVTFLVDTGAKHSVLTHAGVPLSRHSALVQGATGNKRYYWTAERKVQLASGQVTHSFLHIPECPHPLLGRDLLTKLKAQIYFDEKGPRVTGPKGDPLQILALSLEEEYRLFEAEPPEKSPEELQNWLREFPQAWAETGGLGLARDQPPLMISLKVSATPVSIRQYPMSREAHEGIKPHIRRLLDQGVLKPCQSPWNTPLLPVKKPGQETIISIPPPRNPRQVREFLGTAGYCRLWIPGFAELAAPLYPLTKPGTMFQWEEKHRKAFQQIKKALPEAPALGLPDLTKPFELFVDENSGVAKGVLVQRLGPWRRPVAYLSKKLDPVATGWPPCLRMVAAIAVLLKDAGKLTLGQPLTVLASHAVEALVRQPPDRWLSNARMTYYQALLLDSDRVNFGPTVSLNPATLLPLPSPSEKHDCLQILAEAHGTRPDLTDQPLKDPDAVWYTDGSSFLEEGERRAGAAITTKSEVVWASSLPPGTSAQRAELIALTQALRMAEGKKLTVYTDSRYAFATAHVHGEIYRQRGLLTSAGKDIKNKKEILDLLKALFLPLQLSIVHCPGHQKDDSAVARGNRLADLTARTVASQPAGNSQLMAIQEPQPERDPVPYSPEDHELAKKMGADWEQGRQAYILGDRMVMPTSHTRCMLRFLHALTHLSKNKMKTLLDRENTWAVLLNQDQVLQQVTSTCPACAQVNAGKVHLNKGARQRGHRPGVHWEIDFTEVKPGLYGYRYLLVFVDTFFGWIEAFPTKNETANVVTKKLLEEIFPRYGMPQILGSDNGPAFVSQVSQKVAKLLGVDWKLHCAYRPQSSGQVERANRTIKETLTKLTLATGTRDWVLLLPLALYRARNTPGPHGLTPFEIMYGAPPPVVNFLHPDISSFATTPTLEAHLQALQLVQREIWKPLAKAYQEQLDKPVVPHPFQIGDSVWVRRHQTKNLEPQWKGPYTVLLTTPTALKVDGIAAWIHASHVKAAREPDPAGSRKSTWTVRRTRNPLKIRLARGSSSSPSS is encoded by the exons ATGGACCATTCCGTTGCGagcttaaaagacaaaaatgctGAAAGAAACACGGTGAATGGAGATCTGGCTTATGAGATTTCGGAGGGGAACAAAGACTCTATTAGGAACTGTGATGGGGGCCATTCATGTGACATTTTGACCAAGAGTCTGGCTTCATTCTGCCCAGAGAATTTGAGTGGGGCTGAATTGAAAAGAAATGGTATAATGTGTTCAGTGGAAGAAATTGCCAGGCAGCATG AGACCACCATGGGACAGGCTGTCGCCACCCCACTGAGCCTAACCACGGACCACTGGTCCGATGTTAAGGCCCGAGGAAACAATGAAGGTGTCATCATCAGGGAGAACAAATGGATCACCCTCTGCGAGGCCGAATGGGTCATGATGAATGTCGGCTGGCCGCGAGAGGGATCTTTTAACCTCtctcttatttcacaggtggagggcaAGGTTTTTGCCCCTAGCCCTTATGGGCATCCCGACCAGGTCCC GACCCACCACCATATCAAGCCGGACCACCTGGAGAGCCGGCTGAAGCGGCCCCAGCCGCCGCCCCGGTGGCGGCGCCCCCGGTCGTGCCCGTGGCAGATCCGGAAGTCACCTCGACTCACAGGACCCACGGGGCTGAAGAAGAGGACGCAGCCCCGTCCCCCATTGCCGGCCGCCTCCGCGGCCTCCGGGATGACCCCCCCTAATGAGTCCAGGGCCTTCCCGCTCAGAGAGGGGCCGAATCATCAGTTGCAGTACTGGCCCTTTTCAGCCTCAGACCTCtataattggaaacaacataatccccctttctccagggatcctgttgccttgaccggcctaattgagtccatcctagtgactcacaggccgacttgggacgactgtcagcagctcctgcagaccctcttaacagtagaggagaagcagagagttttcctggaggcccggaagcaggttccaggcgatgacgggaggccaacccaactcccaaatatcatcgatgcagcttttcccttgacccgcccagactgggacttcaatacacctgaaggtagggagcatctacgtctctatcgccagttgctcttagcagGTCTCCGAGtggccgccagaaggcctaccaatttggctcaggtaaggaatgtgatacagggaaaggaagaaacacccgctgcatttttagagaggctgaaggaggcttataggatgtacactccgtatgatccagaagacccagggcaagcaccaggtgtcatcctatcatttatctatcagtctagctcagatatcagaaccaaattgcagcggttggaagGTTTACaggcgctaggtttgccagacttattgaaggaagcagagaaagtgttcaataagagagaaactcctgaggagcgtgaggaaaggagatggcggaaacaagaggaaagggacaagaaacagcatagggagatgaaaaaggttttggccgccgttgtgtctcagggacagcggagagagggagataggtcgggagagcgaaggaggccaccccttgataaagatcaatgtgcttactgcaaggagaagggacactgggcccgagagtgccccaagaagccacaaggacCCCGCCGGCCCAAGCCCAAGACCGTGGACCTTCTTAGTCTGGAGGACTAGGGGAgtcgaggccag agcccccccccccccgagcctaGGATAACCCTCAAGATCGGGGGGCAGCCCGTGACCTTCCTAGTTGATACTGGTGCCAaacattcagtcctaacccatgccggagtgcctcttagccggcattctgcactggtgcagggggcaactggaaacaagaggTATTATTGGACTGCCGAGAGAAAAGTCCAACTGGCATCAGGGCAAGTAACTCACTCCTTTCTGCATATACCTGAATGCCCCCATCCGCTGTTAGGACGGGACCTATTAACCAAATTGAAAGCACAAATCTACTTTgatgagaagggaccaagagtcacgggtcctaaaggagaccccctacaaatccttgccctcagtctagaggaagaataccgtttgtttgaggcagaaccccCGGAGAaatcacctgaggagctacagaactggctgagagagttccctcaggcctgggcagagactgggggcttggggcTGGCACGCGATCAGCCGccgctgatgatctcactaaaggtCTCCGCGACTCCTgtttcaatcagacaatacccaatgtcacgggaagctcatgaggggatcaagccccatattcggaggctcctggaccaaggggtgttaaagccctgccagtcaccttggaacacccctctcttgcctgttaagaaaccgggg caggagacgataatctccatcccccctcctcggaacccccgccaagttcgagaattcctgggtacggctgggtactgccgcctttggattcctggctttgccgaactggcagccccattataccccctcactaaaccagggaccatgttccaatgggaagagaaacatcggaaagcgtttcaacagatcaaaaaggccttacccgaggccccggctctgggtctgccagatctaaccaagccctttgagctctttgtggatgagaactcaggtgttgccaagggggtactggtgcaaagactgggaccttggaggagacctgtagcgtacttatccaagaaattggacccggtggctacaggatggcctccatgcctccgcatggtggcagccattgccgtattactcaaagatgcgggaaaactgactctgggacaaccattgactgtgctggcctcccatgcagtggaggccttggtccgacaaccaccggacagatggctttctaacgccagaatgacttactatcaggccttactactggactcagaccgggtaaatttcgggccaacagtttcccttaaccctgccaccttgctgccactgcctagcccCTCCGAGAAGCatgactgcctccagattctagccGAAGCACATGGCACCCGTCCTGATCTGACAGATCAGCCGCTTAAGGATCCAGACGCTGTCTGGTACACAGATGGGAGCAGTTTCCTGGAGGAGGGAGAACGCAGAGCCGGGGCAGCTATAACCACCAAATCGGAAGTGGTATGGGCATCATCACTCCCGCCCGGGACATCGGCCCAGCGCGCAGAActgattgcgctcacccaagctctccggatggcagaaggtaagaagctcacagtttatactgacagcagatatgccttcgccactgcGCATGTCCACGGGGAAATCTACAGACAGAGAGGCCTGCTGACGTCCGCGGGTAAggatatcaaaaacaaaaaagagatcctagacctcctaaaggccctgttcctcccgctccaactcagtattgtccACTGCCCAGGGCATCAAAAGGATGACTCTGCGGTAGCCAGAGGGAATCGGCTGGCGGATCTGACTGCCCgaacagtggcttcccagccagcagggaaCAGCCAGTTGATGGCCATACAagaaccacagcctgagagagaccccgtgccctatagcccagaagaccatgagctagcaaagaaaatgggggcggactgggaacaagGAAGACAAgcatatatactaggggaccggatggtcatgccaacctcccatacccgatgtatgctgagattcctccatgcattgacccatttgagcaaaaacaagatgaagaccctattggacagagaaaacacctgggcagtgctactgaaccaggatcaggtactccagcaggtaacttctacctgcccagcctgtgctcaagtcaacgcaggaaaggttcatctaaacaagggggcccgccaaagaggccatcgtcctggtgttcattgggaaatagactttacagaagtaaaacccggactctacgggtaccggtacctcctggtcttcgtggacactTTTTTCggatggatcgaggcatttccaaccaagaatgagacagctaacgtggtaacaaagaaactgttggaagaaatcttccccaggtatgggatgcctcaaatattggggtcggataacgggcctgccttcgtctctcaggtaagtcagaaggtggccaaactattgggggttgattggaaactccattgtgcataccggccccagagctcaggacaggtagaacgagctaatagaacaatcaaggagactttaaccaaattaacgcttgcaactggcactagagattgggtgctcctacttcccttggctctctaccgagcccgaaatactcctggcccacacggcctaaccccttttgagatcatgtatggggccccacctcctgttgtaaactttctccatcctgatatttcatcttttgccaccacccctactttagaggcacatcttcaagccctccaacTGGTGCAGAGGGAgatctggaagcccctggccaaggcttatcaggagcagctagacaagccggtggtgccccaccccttccagatcggggactccgtttgggtccgacgacaccagaccaagaaTCTGGAACCACAgtggaaggggccctacactgtcttgctgaccacccccactgcactcaaggtcgacgggattgctgcatggatccacgcctctcatgtgaaggctgccagggaacccgacccagcaggatccagaaagtcaacatggacagtgcgccgCACACGAAACCCCCTAAAAATAAGGTTggcccgcggctcctcttcctccccctcctcttaa